One genomic region from Sulfuriflexus mobilis encodes:
- a CDS encoding arginyltransferase yields the protein MGIADQRALNFYLTPEHECSYLPEKTSQTLFADPAVQIGTSTYSELIKFGFRRSGTHVYRPHCPMCDACIPIRIDVAAFRPSRSQRRNWQANADLEVISVPNEYRDEHFMLYRRYMHSRHPGGGMDTPDPGKYSEFLINPYIDGVFYEFRLDDRLLGVAVVDVLEDALSAVYTYFDPHEAARGLGVYAVLWQIAQAKASGLGHVYLGYWIKACQKMAYKDQYRPFEVYREGTWQPQPKK from the coding sequence ATGGGTATTGCGGATCAACGGGCACTGAATTTCTATCTCACCCCTGAACATGAGTGCAGTTACCTGCCCGAAAAAACCTCGCAAACCCTGTTTGCCGACCCGGCGGTGCAGATCGGCACCAGCACGTATAGCGAATTGATCAAGTTCGGCTTTCGCCGCAGTGGCACACACGTCTATCGGCCGCACTGCCCGATGTGCGATGCCTGCATTCCCATCCGGATTGACGTGGCGGCATTTCGCCCCTCGCGTAGCCAGCGCCGCAACTGGCAGGCCAATGCCGACCTTGAGGTTATCAGCGTGCCTAACGAATACCGCGACGAACATTTCATGCTCTACCGCCGCTACATGCATTCCCGCCACCCGGGTGGCGGCATGGATACACCCGACCCGGGCAAATACAGTGAGTTTCTGATCAATCCTTATATAGACGGTGTATTTTACGAGTTTCGTCTCGATGACCGCCTGCTGGGCGTGGCCGTGGTCGATGTACTCGAGGATGCGCTCTCCGCCGTCTATACCTATTTCGACCCGCATGAAGCGGCCCGCGGCCTGGGGGTGTATGCGGTGCTCTGGCAGATTGCACAGGCAAAGGCGTCAGGATTAGGGCACGTTTATCTCGGTTACTGGATCAAGGCGTGTCAAAAAATGGCCTATAAGGATCAATATCGGCCCTTCGAGGTATACCGCGAGGGCACCTGGCAGCCCCAGCCAAAAAAATAA
- the infA gene encoding translation initiation factor IF-1 produces the protein MAKEEAIEMEGTVVETLPNTMFRVELENGHVVTAHISGKMRKHYIRILTGDKVTVQLTPYDLSKGRITYRAK, from the coding sequence ATGGCAAAAGAAGAAGCAATTGAAATGGAAGGCACCGTCGTCGAGACGCTGCCTAATACGATGTTCCGTGTTGAGCTGGAAAATGGCCACGTTGTGACCGCGCATATTTCGGGTAAAATGCGCAAACACTACATCCGCATCCTGACTGGTGATAAGGTCACTGTGCAACTGACCCCCTACGACCTCAGTAAGGGGCGCATTACCTACCGCGCCAAGTAA
- the clpA gene encoding ATP-dependent Clp protease ATP-binding subunit ClpA gives MLNKELEFTLNLAYRETRDKKHEFMTVEHLLLALLDNPEASAVLHACGANLTDLKVEVERFLDETTPILSQTDDRETQPTLGFQRVMQRAVFHVQSSGKKEVTGANVLVAIYSEPDSQAVYFLNKQGITRLDVVNYISHGISKISEDNDDDELSPELDEEGGEEQAKSPLDNYAVNLNEQAAQGKIDPLIGRQQEVQRTVQILCRRRKNNPLYVGEAGVGKTAIAEGLAKMIVDAEVPDILLDATIYSLDLGALLAGTKYRGDFEKRLKAILKQLKKEKHAILFIDEIHTIIGAGAASGGVMDASNLIKPMLASGELKCIGSTTYQEYRGIFEKDRALARRFQKIDVNEPTVEETVLILMGLKPRFEEFHEIRYTRQALRAAAELADRYINDRHMPDKAIDVIDEAGASQRLRPVSKRKKTIGVGDIESIVASIARIPPKTVSSSDKDMLKNLDKDLKMVIYGQDEAIDSLSTAIMMSRSGLGTEDRPIGSFLFAGPTGVGKTEVTRQLARIMGVELIRFDMSEYMERHTVSRLIGAPPGYVGFDQGGLLTEAVNKQPHAVLLLDEIEKAHPDVFNLLLQVMDHGTLTDNNGRKADFRNVVIVMTTNAGAEHISRASMGFTKQDHNKDNMEVINKTFTPEFRNRLDSVIWFKNLDRRTIDNVVNKFIFELEAQLHDKNVTLELDEAAQTWLAVNGFDEQMGARPMTRLIQENIKKPLAEELLFGKLVNGGHVRISANSDGLSFDIQTDEKENESVH, from the coding sequence ATGTTGAATAAAGAACTCGAATTCACGCTCAATCTTGCCTACAGGGAAACACGGGACAAGAAGCATGAGTTTATGACTGTCGAGCACCTGTTACTGGCACTGTTGGACAACCCGGAGGCCTCGGCTGTCCTACATGCTTGTGGCGCCAATCTTACCGACCTGAAAGTCGAGGTGGAAAGATTCCTTGACGAGACCACCCCAATACTTTCACAAACCGATGATCGTGAAACCCAGCCGACACTCGGTTTTCAGCGCGTGATGCAACGTGCCGTGTTCCATGTGCAGTCATCAGGCAAGAAAGAGGTCACCGGCGCCAATGTACTCGTCGCGATCTATAGCGAACCGGACTCACAGGCTGTTTATTTCCTCAACAAGCAGGGGATCACGCGTCTTGATGTAGTGAATTATATCTCGCACGGTATCTCAAAGATCAGCGAAGATAACGATGATGATGAGCTTAGCCCGGAACTGGACGAAGAGGGTGGTGAAGAACAGGCCAAATCCCCACTGGATAATTATGCAGTTAACCTGAACGAGCAGGCCGCGCAGGGCAAGATTGACCCGCTAATTGGTCGCCAGCAGGAAGTACAGCGTACTGTACAGATCCTGTGTCGGCGCAGAAAGAATAATCCACTGTATGTCGGCGAGGCCGGTGTGGGCAAGACCGCCATTGCCGAGGGCCTGGCAAAGATGATCGTTGATGCCGAAGTACCGGATATTCTGCTTGATGCCACGATTTATTCCCTGGATCTTGGTGCACTGTTGGCAGGCACCAAGTACCGCGGCGATTTTGAAAAGCGCCTGAAGGCGATCCTTAAACAGTTAAAGAAAGAAAAACATGCAATCTTATTCATCGATGAGATACATACCATCATCGGCGCCGGTGCGGCCTCCGGTGGGGTAATGGATGCCTCGAATCTCATCAAGCCGATGCTCGCCTCGGGTGAACTCAAGTGTATTGGTTCGACCACCTATCAGGAGTATCGCGGTATCTTTGAAAAAGACCGCGCGCTGGCACGTCGCTTCCAGAAGATTGATGTCAATGAACCAACGGTTGAAGAAACTGTACTGATCCTCATGGGTCTGAAACCGCGCTTTGAAGAGTTTCATGAGATTCGTTACACACGCCAGGCCCTGCGTGCCGCTGCCGAACTGGCTGACCGTTACATCAATGATCGGCACATGCCAGACAAGGCCATTGACGTGATCGATGAGGCCGGGGCCAGCCAGCGCCTGCGTCCGGTATCGAAACGCAAGAAGACCATTGGTGTCGGTGATATTGAGAGTATTGTTGCCAGCATCGCACGCATTCCACCGAAGACGGTTTCTTCTTCGGATAAGGACATGCTCAAGAATCTTGATAAAGATCTGAAGATGGTGATCTATGGCCAGGATGAGGCGATTGATAGTTTGTCTACGGCTATCATGATGTCACGTTCCGGTCTCGGTACGGAAGACCGCCCGATTGGTTCTTTCCTGTTTGCCGGCCCAACCGGTGTAGGTAAGACAGAAGTGACACGTCAGCTTGCGCGTATTATGGGTGTTGAGTTGATCCGTTTCGATATGTCGGAGTACATGGAGCGTCACACCGTGTCGCGTCTGATCGGTGCGCCACCGGGTTATGTCGGTTTTGACCAGGGTGGTTTGCTCACCGAGGCGGTCAACAAACAGCCGCATGCCGTGTTGTTGCTCGATGAAATCGAAAAGGCCCACCCGGATGTCTTTAATCTTCTGCTACAGGTTATGGACCACGGTACGCTTACCGATAATAATGGTCGCAAGGCGGACTTCCGTAATGTAGTGATTGTCATGACTACGAATGCCGGTGCCGAACATATCAGTCGTGCCAGCATGGGTTTCACCAAGCAGGATCACAACAAGGATAATATGGAAGTCATTAACAAGACCTTTACACCGGAATTCCGTAACCGTCTTGATTCGGTGATCTGGTTCAAGAATCTGGATCGCCGCACCATCGACAACGTTGTCAACAAGTTCATCTTTGAACTTGAGGCGCAGCTCCATGACAAAAATGTCACACTGGAACTTGATGAGGCCGCGCAAACCTGGCTGGCTGTAAACGGCTTTGATGAACAAATGGGTGCACGGCCAATGACGCGTCTGATCCAGGAGAACATCAAGAAGCCACTGGCCGAAGAGCTACTCTTCGGTAAGCTGGTCAATGGTGGTCATGTACGCATCAGTGCCAATAGCGATGGCCTGAGTTTTGATATTCAGACCGATGAGAAAGAAAATGAGAGCGTCCACTGA
- the clpS gene encoding ATP-dependent Clp protease adapter ClpS, which yields MSDQNQNHKDDDLALQEAKPSLKQPPQYKVLLLNDDYTPMEYVVYVLEGFFAMNREKATQVMLHVHTRGMGVCGTYTRDVAETKVELVNAHSRENQHPLKCVMEEA from the coding sequence ATGAGTGACCAGAACCAGAATCACAAAGACGATGACCTTGCCCTGCAGGAGGCCAAGCCCAGCCTCAAGCAGCCACCGCAGTATAAGGTCCTGTTATTGAATGACGACTACACGCCGATGGAATACGTGGTCTACGTGCTGGAAGGCTTTTTTGCGATGAACCGTGAAAAGGCCACCCAGGTTATGTTGCATGTGCATACTCGTGGTATGGGTGTATGTGGTACATACACACGCGATGTAGCCGAAACCAAGGTAGAACTGGTGAACGCCCATTCGCGTGAAAATCAGCATCCGCTGAAGTGTGTGATGGAAGAGGCCTGA
- a CDS encoding cold shock domain-containing protein: MSQGIVKWFNNSKGYGFLTEDNGRDDIFAHFSSVEMEGYKTLKRGQHVAFEVIDGPKGLQAQHIRLDELNQHVSH, encoded by the coding sequence ATGTCACAAGGCATCGTAAAATGGTTCAACAACAGCAAAGGCTATGGATTTCTGACTGAAGATAATGGCCGCGATGATATCTTCGCCCACTTCTCTTCTGTTGAAATGGAAGGATACAAGACCCTGAAACGTGGCCAGCACGTGGCGTTTGAGGTAATCGATGGTCCCAAGGGCCTGCAGGCCCAGCACATCCGCCTGGATGAGCTGAACCAGCACGTTTCACATTAG
- the icd gene encoding NADP-dependent isocitrate dehydrogenase — protein sequence MSFDKINVPQDGEKITVNDDSSLHVPNRPIIPFIEGDGIGADITPVMRKVVDAAVEKAYAGEKSIAWMEIYAGEKSNQIYGENTWLPAETLEAVREFPVSIKGPLTTPVGGGMRSLNVTLRQDLDLYVCLRPIRYFDGTPSPLKEPEKTDMVVFRENSEDIYAGIEWNAGTDEVKKVIKFLQDEMGVSKIRFPETSSIGIKPVSSEGTKRLVRKAIQYAIDNDRDSVTLVHKGNIMKFTEGGFRSWGYALSKEEFAATEIDAGPWTTFKNPKTGKDIIIKDVIADAFLQQILLRPDEYDVIATLNLNGDYVSDALAAQVGGIGIAPGANLSDTIAMFEATHGTAPKYAGQDKVNPGSLILSAEMMLRHLGWFEAADLIIKGMSAAIVSGNVTYDLARLMAGANEVSCSGFGDVLIERM from the coding sequence ATGAGTTTTGACAAGATCAATGTGCCGCAGGATGGTGAGAAAATCACTGTTAATGATGACAGTTCCCTGCATGTGCCAAACCGGCCCATCATCCCCTTTATCGAAGGTGACGGCATCGGTGCTGATATTACCCCGGTCATGCGCAAGGTCGTCGATGCGGCCGTGGAGAAGGCCTACGCTGGCGAGAAGTCTATCGCCTGGATGGAAATCTATGCCGGTGAGAAGTCTAACCAGATTTATGGTGAAAACACCTGGTTGCCAGCTGAGACACTCGAGGCCGTGCGCGAATTCCCGGTCTCCATCAAAGGTCCGTTGACCACGCCAGTGGGTGGCGGCATGCGTTCTCTGAACGTGACCCTGCGCCAGGACCTTGACCTGTATGTTTGCCTGCGTCCGATCCGTTACTTCGACGGCACCCCAAGCCCATTGAAAGAACCGGAAAAGACCGACATGGTCGTGTTCCGCGAGAATTCCGAAGACATCTATGCCGGTATCGAGTGGAATGCCGGGACTGACGAGGTCAAGAAGGTCATCAAGTTCCTGCAGGATGAGATGGGCGTCAGCAAGATCCGTTTCCCGGAAACCAGTTCCATTGGTATCAAGCCGGTTTCCAGCGAAGGCACCAAGCGCCTCGTGCGTAAGGCTATTCAGTATGCCATCGACAATGACCGTGACTCCGTGACCCTCGTTCACAAGGGTAATATCATGAAGTTCACCGAGGGCGGCTTCCGTAGCTGGGGTTATGCGCTTTCCAAGGAAGAATTTGCTGCAACTGAAATTGATGCTGGACCATGGACGACCTTCAAAAACCCGAAGACCGGCAAGGATATCATTATCAAGGATGTCATCGCCGATGCCTTTCTGCAGCAGATTCTATTACGCCCGGATGAATACGACGTGATCGCGACCCTGAACCTGAATGGCGATTATGTCTCTGACGCACTGGCTGCACAGGTAGGGGGTATCGGCATCGCCCCGGGTGCCAACCTTAGCGATACGATAGCCATGTTCGAGGCCACCCATGGCACGGCGCCCAAGTATGCCGGCCAGGATAAGGTCAATCCGGGCTCATTGATCCTCTCTGCCGAGATGATGTTACGTCATCTGGGCTGGTTTGAGGCCGCCGACCTCATCATCAAGGGCATGTCCGCCGCGATCGTCAGCGGCAATGTGACCTATGATTTGGCCCGTCTCATGGCAGGGGCCAACGAGGTCAGCTGCTCCGGTTTCGGCGATGTCCTGATCGAGCGGATGTAA
- a CDS encoding cupin domain-containing protein: MNSKHHTSRRETPAYTTKDGSQIRELMHPSSHTSQNQSLAEAVVPAGTSTRLHRHQNSEELYHITVGSGMMRLADKEFEVKAGDTVCIAPGTAHCICNTGDGDLVILCCCSPAYRHEDTELL; encoded by the coding sequence ATGAACAGTAAACACCACACCTCTCGCCGCGAGACCCCCGCCTACACGACCAAAGATGGCTCACAAATCAGAGAGTTAATGCACCCCTCGTCGCATACCAGTCAAAACCAGAGCCTCGCCGAGGCCGTGGTGCCGGCAGGCACGAGCACCCGCCTGCACCGCCACCAAAACAGCGAGGAGCTTTACCATATCACCGTCGGCAGTGGGATGATGCGGCTGGCCGATAAGGAATTTGAGGTCAAGGCCGGTGATACAGTCTGTATTGCCCCGGGTACGGCACACTGCATCTGCAATACCGGTGATGGGGATCTCGTGATCCTCTGTTGTTGCAGCCCGGCCTACCGCCACGAAGATACCGAATTGCTGTGA
- a CDS encoding pseudouridine synthase: MSRLLLFNKPYGVLSQFTDAEGRETLANYIDLPGVYPAGRLDRDSEGLLLLTDDGKLQQKIADPKYKKWKTYWVQVEKQPDETALQQLRDGVTLKDGPTRPAQVKVIDEPALWPRTPPVRFRQNIPTAWLELKIREGRNRQVRRMTAAVGYPTLRLVRVSIGEWGIQGIAPGEWQEQHI, encoded by the coding sequence GTGAGTCGCCTGCTGCTGTTTAATAAGCCCTACGGGGTCTTAAGCCAGTTCACCGATGCCGAGGGTCGCGAGACCCTGGCCAATTATATCGACCTGCCCGGTGTCTACCCGGCTGGTCGACTGGATCGTGACAGCGAGGGCCTGTTGCTGCTCACCGATGACGGCAAACTGCAACAAAAAATCGCTGATCCAAAGTACAAAAAGTGGAAGACCTATTGGGTACAGGTAGAGAAACAACCCGATGAGACCGCCCTGCAACAACTGCGCGATGGCGTCACCTTAAAAGATGGGCCGACCCGTCCGGCCCAGGTGAAGGTTATCGACGAACCCGCACTGTGGCCACGCACCCCGCCGGTGCGGTTTCGACAAAACATCCCCACCGCCTGGCTGGAGTTAAAGATACGCGAGGGCCGTAACCGCCAGGTACGACGCATGACCGCCGCCGTGGGTTACCCTACCCTGCGCCTGGTGCGCGTCTCCATAGGTGAATGGGGCATCCAGGGTATCGCCCCTGGTGAGTGGCAAGAACAACATATTTAG
- a CDS encoding NUDIX hydrolase, with amino-acid sequence MVWKPHVTVAAIIERNGEFLMVEEIADQQVVNNQPAGHLEQGEGFVEAIIREVQEETAWQFTPNAITGIYRWQKPDDGKTFIRICFSGTLGEHSPEQALDEGILRALWLSRDELAARQEQLRSPMVLRCIDDYLSGHRYSMEMFHDLENF; translated from the coding sequence ATGGTCTGGAAACCCCATGTTACCGTCGCCGCCATTATTGAGCGAAATGGCGAATTCCTCATGGTTGAAGAAATTGCCGATCAGCAGGTGGTTAATAACCAACCGGCCGGGCACCTTGAGCAAGGTGAGGGCTTTGTCGAGGCAATTATCCGCGAGGTGCAGGAAGAGACGGCCTGGCAGTTTACACCCAACGCCATCACCGGCATCTATCGCTGGCAAAAACCGGATGATGGCAAGACCTTTATCCGCATTTGCTTTAGCGGAACGCTTGGCGAACATAGCCCCGAACAGGCACTCGATGAGGGTATACTGCGTGCACTCTGGTTAAGCCGTGATGAATTGGCTGCAAGGCAGGAACAGCTTCGCAGCCCAATGGTTTTAAGATGCATCGATGATTATTTGTCAGGGCATCGTTATTCAATGGAAATGTTTCATGATCTGGAAAATTTTTAG
- the mnmA gene encoding tRNA 2-thiouridine(34) synthase MnmA yields MRNINKQKIIVGMSGGVDSSVAAYLLLEQGYEVEGLFMKNWEEDDTEEYCTAATDLADAQQVCDKLGIRLHTVNFSSEYWDRVFKHFLTEYKAGRTPNPDVLCNREIKFRAFLDHAIGLGAGAIATGHYVRGGMSDPQHLLRKAVDINKDQSYFLYMLDHEQLSHALFPLGDIEKPRVREIAEQQGFANSKKKDSTGICFIGERNFRDFLERYLPARPGDICTCEGKVIGRHHGLMYYTIGQRQGLGIGGMKDTDERPWFVADKDLEHNRLLVVQGGEHPLLYKQGLLAIDLHWTADKPPALPMTCMAKTRYRQPDQVCAVEQHGDSLRVVFDVPQRAITPGQSVVFYNDDICLGGGIIREGFNLEDNTIS; encoded by the coding sequence ATGCGCAATATAAACAAACAGAAGATTATTGTTGGCATGTCCGGTGGTGTTGACTCATCCGTGGCCGCCTACCTGCTTCTTGAGCAGGGTTATGAGGTGGAAGGCCTGTTCATGAAGAACTGGGAAGAAGACGACACCGAGGAATACTGCACCGCTGCTACTGACCTTGCGGATGCACAACAGGTTTGCGATAAACTCGGCATAAGATTACACACGGTTAACTTTTCGTCTGAATACTGGGACCGCGTATTTAAACACTTCCTTACCGAATACAAGGCCGGACGCACGCCCAACCCGGATGTGTTGTGTAACCGCGAGATCAAATTTCGCGCCTTCCTCGACCATGCCATTGGCCTGGGTGCCGGCGCGATTGCCACCGGCCATTATGTGCGCGGTGGCATGAGCGACCCGCAACACTTGTTACGCAAGGCTGTGGATATCAACAAGGATCAAAGTTATTTCCTGTATATGCTTGACCATGAGCAGTTGTCACATGCACTGTTTCCACTAGGCGATATCGAGAAACCACGCGTACGCGAAATTGCCGAACAGCAGGGCTTTGCCAACAGCAAAAAGAAAGACAGTACCGGCATCTGTTTTATCGGAGAGCGCAACTTCCGCGATTTTCTCGAACGTTATCTGCCGGCGCGACCCGGTGACATCTGCACCTGCGAAGGCAAGGTCATCGGCCGGCATCATGGCCTGATGTATTACACCATCGGTCAACGGCAGGGGCTGGGGATTGGCGGCATGAAAGATACCGATGAACGCCCGTGGTTTGTGGCCGATAAGGACCTTGAACATAATCGTCTGCTCGTTGTACAGGGCGGTGAACACCCATTACTTTACAAACAGGGTCTATTGGCAATCGATTTGCACTGGACGGCGGACAAGCCACCTGCCCTGCCAATGACCTGTATGGCCAAGACCCGTTACCGTCAACCTGACCAGGTCTGCGCGGTCGAGCAACATGGCGATAGTCTGCGTGTGGTGTTTGATGTACCTCAACGTGCCATTACACCCGGGCAATCGGTAGTTTTTTATAATGATGACATATGCCTTGGCGGCGGCATCATCCGCGAAGGCTTTAACCTAGAGGACAATACCATTTCATGA
- the hflD gene encoding high frequency lysogenization protein HflD, whose translation MSGTITDRTLAMAGIIQACRCVQQIARTGITDADALAASINSLFVIDADTTEAIYGGRENLLPGLKLGARLFGKQQDAESIEIMRYCLTVIQLEHSLGKHPAMLDAIGRGIDKARQQSEHYSTTHTNVLANLAGLYSDTLSTLSPRIMVNGDQLYIGNSENVNRIRSLLLAAVRAAVLWRQKGGSRLQLIFFRKRYLNEINRLLSGEV comes from the coding sequence ATGAGTGGCACTATCACCGATCGCACCCTGGCCATGGCCGGCATTATCCAAGCCTGTCGTTGTGTGCAGCAGATTGCACGCACAGGCATAACGGATGCGGATGCCCTGGCAGCCAGTATCAACAGCCTGTTTGTTATTGATGCCGATACAACGGAGGCCATTTATGGCGGGCGAGAAAACCTGCTTCCCGGCCTCAAACTGGGTGCAAGGCTGTTCGGCAAACAACAGGATGCCGAATCCATTGAGATCATGCGTTATTGCCTGACCGTCATCCAGCTCGAACACAGCCTGGGGAAACACCCGGCCATGCTCGATGCCATAGGCAGGGGCATCGACAAGGCCCGTCAGCAATCCGAACACTACTCCACCACGCATACCAATGTGCTGGCCAATCTCGCTGGCCTCTACAGCGATACCCTGAGTACGCTGAGCCCGCGTATTATGGTCAATGGCGATCAGCTCTACATCGGCAACAGTGAAAATGTTAACCGTATTCGCAGCCTGCTCCTCGCCGCCGTACGCGCCGCCGTTTTATGGCGACAGAAAGGCGGTTCACGCCTGCAACTCATCTTCTTTCGCAAACGTTACCTTAATGAAATCAACAGGTTACTATCTGGCGAGGTATAG
- a CDS encoding GlsB/YeaQ/YmgE family stress response membrane protein, protein MRRLYFLSPHVNSAKQIVHDLLLARVDANHMHVIGKDESQLIKADLPGASLLEKTDVIPAFERGLVVGFATGLIAGLIGAGFSPLGLAFDGATILGITLAGAVFGAWVSGMIGVSLHNSQLKQFESAIEAGQLLLIVDVPKARIEEITQLVKRHHPEAGERSSEPTIPAFP, encoded by the coding sequence ATGCGAAGATTATATTTTCTCTCCCCGCACGTGAATAGTGCCAAACAGATCGTTCACGATTTGCTTCTCGCCCGCGTTGATGCCAATCATATGCACGTTATAGGCAAAGACGAAAGCCAACTCATCAAGGCCGACCTGCCCGGCGCCAGCCTGCTGGAAAAAACCGATGTTATTCCCGCCTTTGAGCGCGGTCTTGTGGTCGGTTTTGCAACCGGTCTGATTGCAGGCCTGATTGGTGCGGGATTCTCTCCTCTCGGACTCGCCTTTGACGGGGCCACCATTCTCGGCATTACTCTGGCGGGTGCGGTATTTGGCGCCTGGGTGTCCGGCATGATCGGTGTCTCACTGCATAATTCGCAACTCAAGCAATTTGAGTCCGCGATTGAAGCGGGACAGCTGTTATTGATCGTCGATGTACCGAAGGCGCGTATTGAAGAGATTACACAACTCGTCAAACGTCATCACCCTGAGGCTGGCGAACGCAGTTCCGAGCCGACCATCCCGGCGTTTCCTTAA